A single window of Aspergillus puulaauensis MK2 DNA, chromosome 5, nearly complete sequence DNA harbors:
- a CDS encoding uncharacterized protein (COG:S;~EggNog:ENOG410QE3V;~InterPro:IPR018946,IPR043904): MAYSGVAPNAGVSEPDAQVDVTCGPLLNFKNMDVTPSSSIWRGSVLIVTKPGQSQPRLFLRQAGPVAPDPALIEAVANTQGVAIDGQRLFEDPKKAFWRFSLTLPLEDYEVRWSYTIPGLRYVESGEIHSPWDFVVPSRTQSMRLMFHSCNGFSVGTDMDAWVGPNLWSDVLRVHARKPFHVMIGGGDQIYNDGIRVDGPLKEWTSISNPHKRRTHSFDNDMRARCDEYYFANYVRWYSTEPFKEANGRIPQINIWDDHDIIDGFGSYTDHFMKCSVFRGIGGVAFKYYCLFQHHIPPPKSTYTTDAPQTMQAVNGTAGADPRQLENTFVLENEADDNSWIIGKRPGPYVEEKSRNLYMRLGKRMAFIGVDARTERTRHQVNYPDTYDLIFSRLEQEVSAAHGDIKHLVVLLGVPIAYPRLAWLENILSSPIIAPIRLLNKRFGLAGGLFNQFDGQVDLLDDLDDHYTARQHKRERRQFIQRLQEFSKNHSVRITILGGDVHLAAVGRFYANPKLGIHSENDPRYMVNVVSSAITNKPPPKAVANLLARRNKIHHLDPNTDETLMDFIDGQPGGVEKSASWNKVTMPSRNYACITEIETPSTNGDAAQQTAERLPIPKDGHSPLHKGESTAGSAHPAADGVGSTGDMHGGLNIAIRVEISPQNREGAAHGYGFSVPSLSYVRSEADERPQSRSRSLYAAAASLRGHSRQREERPQTSA; this comes from the exons ATGGCCTACTCAG GCGTTGCCCCCAATGCCGGTGTTTCTGAGCCCGACGCTCAGGTCGACGTCACTTGCGGCCCCCTGTTGAACTTCAAGAACATGGATGTTacgccctcttcgtccatTTGGCGCGGAAGCGTCCTGATTGTCACAAAGCCCGGCCAGTCCCAACCTCGACTATTCCTACGCCAAGCCGGTCCTGTTGCCCCCGACCCAGCACTCATAGAGGCTGTCGCAAACACCCAGGGCGTTGCGATTGACGGCCAGCGCCTTTTTGAAGACCCCAAGAAAGCCTTCTGGCGCTTCTCTCTCACATTACCTCTGGAAGACTACGAGGTGCGATGGTCATACACTATTCCTGGTCTCCGCTATGTCGAGAGTGGTGAGATCCATTCGCCTTGGGACTTCGTCGTGCCTTCGCGCACCCAGTCCATGCGCCTCATGTTCCATTCCTGCAATGGCTTCTCCGTGGGCACGGACATGGACGCCTGGGTCGGTCCAAATTTGTGGAGTGACGTATTACGTGTGCACGCGCGGAAGCCTTTCCACGTTATGATTGGTGGTGGCGACCAGATCTATAATGACGGTATCCGCGTTGACGGTCCGCTGAAGGAATGGACCTCCATATCCAACCCGCACAAAAGGCGCACGCACTCCTTTGACAATGACATGCGGGCTAGGTGCGATGAGTACTACTTTGCGAACTATGTCCGGTGGTACTCTACTGAGCCCTTCAAAGAGGCGAACGGACGGATCCCTCAGATCAATATCTGGGACGACCACGATATCATTGACGGGTTCGGCTCTTACACTGACCACTTCATGAAGTGCTCCGTCTTCCGTGGCATCGGTGGAGTTGCGTTCAAATACTATTGTTTGTTCCAACATCACATTCCGCCACCCAAATCTACCTACACCACCGATGCTCCGCAAACTATGCAAGCTGTCAACGGTACTGCAGGCGCCGATCCCCGACAGTTGGAGAACACCTTTGTGCTTGAGAACGAGGCAGATGATAACAGCTGGATCATTGGCAAGCGCCCTGGCCCGTACGTTGAGGAGAAGAGTCGGAATCTGTACATGCGTCTTGGGAAACGCATGGCCTTCATCGGTGTGGATGCGCGTACAGAACGTACCCGCCACCAGGTAAATTATCCGGACACCTACGACCTTATTTTCTCTAGGCTAGAACAAGAGGTTTCGGCCGCACATGGCGATATTAAACACCTGGTCGTGCTTTTAGGTGTCCCAATAGCTTACCCACGCCTGGCATGGCTCGAGAATATTCTAAGCTCACCTATCATTGCTCCCATTCGATTATTGAACAAGCGATTTGGGCTTGCCGGTGGTCTCTTCAATCAATTTGATGGCCAGGTGGATCTACTGGATGATCTTGATGACCACTACACAGCCCGCCAGCATAAGCGGGAGCGCAGACAATTCATCCAACGCCTTCAGGAGTTCTCCAAGAACCATTCCGTCCGCATAACAATCCTGGGAGGTGACGTGCACTTGGCGGCCGTCGGGCGATTCTACGCAAACCCTAAGCTGGGTATTCATAGTGAGAATGACCCTCGGTACATGGTGAACGTTGTCAGTAgcgccatcaccaacaagCCACCTCCAAAGGCTGTTGCAAACCTTCTGGCTCGGAGAAATAAGATTCACCACCTGGATCCAAATACCGATGAAACACTGATGGACTTCATCGATGGTCAACCAGGAGGAGTAGAGAAGAGTGCCTCTTGGAACAAGGTCACCATGCCCTCTCGCAACTATGCCTGCATAACAGAAATTGAGACGCCCTCCACCAATGGGGATGCGGCACAGCAAACCGCCGAGCGACTCCCAATTCCTAAGGATGGACATTCTCCGTTGCACAAAGGTGAGTCGACGGCCGGTTCCGCTCACCCGGCCGCGGACGGTGTTGGCAGCACAGGCGATATGCATGGCGGACTGAACATTGCCATCCGCGTGGAAATCAGCCCTCAAAACAGAGAAGGGGCTGCTCATGGCTACGGATTTAGCG TTCCTTCCTTGTCGTACGTTCGATCAGAAGCCGATGAACGACCACAATCTCGTTCGCGCTCCCTctatgcagcagcagcgtccCTCCGTGGCCATTCCCGCCAGCGGGAAGAGCGCCCCCAGACTTCGGCTTGA
- a CDS encoding triacylglycerol lipase family protein (COG:I;~EggNog:ENOG410PG8A;~InterPro:IPR021771,IPR016035,IPR002641;~PFAM:PF11815,PF01734;~TransMembrane:1 (o6-22i);~go_function: GO:0004806 - triglyceride lipase activity [Evidence IEA];~go_process: GO:0006629 - lipid metabolic process [Evidence IEA]) has translation MAVYALIFAVISMVLDVTLFWKERLFSWWRSKSPRTRLRHELTISTNYEDWEESAFELDELLSLDLWRQNPSSKHYDSRLIMGRLTALMTAREDDDIFTLVNLLRSGLVRNLGNITSPKLFLHANAGTKLLIDDYITQVALSIQHVIAVQTAPVHDSGFTSQAKVELLHDTRQAFGRTTLLLQGGSIFGLCHLGAVKALHLQGLLPRIITGTATGALIAALVGVHNEEELLGVLDGENIDLSAFSRQRDGTQASSWSSHWLFPSSFANSGLMTLVRRTKRYFSKGYFLEAEVLEECVRANLGDLTFEEAYARSKRILNITVATSGRSGTPNLLNYLTAPNVLIWSAAVASNATNNSLYPPVTIYCKDETGSIVPWPHSEDVIFKPWRHTHYEEGESPLSRIAELFNVNHFIISQARPYIIPFLRSELNFLDRRPTTGHWNITRSLARLVALEIGHRLRQLNYIGLLPSPLARLLIEESVPGSHLTLVPDLRLRDFPKLFQNPDQASLAHWILKGERGVWPAVSALKVRCAVEIELDKGYQVVRRRRPAAETLGPGLGISTVPPQATTTAAGSDCLIQGVPRPQPNEGVPRQRLGYSIDLAGVKDRGPSVTLTSPDQPYS, from the exons ATGGCTGTTTACGCTTTGATCTTCGCTGTCATCAGCATGGTGCTGGATGTGACGTTGTTCTGGAAAGAA CGACTTTTCTCGTGGTGGAGATCCAAGTCTCCCCGAACTAGACTGCGCCATGAGTTGACAATATCAACTAACTACGAAGACTGGGAAGAGTCGGCATTCGAATTGGACGAGCTTCTCAGCTTGGATCTATG GCGCCAAAACCCATCAAGCAAGCACTATGATTCTCGCCTCATCATGGGCAGACTGACAGCTCTGATGACCGCTCGGGAAGACGATGACATCTTCACGCTGGTCAACCTTCTTCGATCCGGCCTCGTCCGCAACCTTGGCAATATCACCTCACCCAAACTCTTTTTACATGCCAACGCGGGCACAAAACTGTTGATTGACGACTACATCACACAAGTCGCACTCTCCATTCAGCATGTGATAGCAGTACAGACCGCCCCGGTGCACGACAGCGGGTTTACCTCCCAGGCCAAGGTGGAGTTGCTACACGATACACGTCAAGCATTTGGAAGAACGACGCTACTTCTCCAAGGTGGTTCGATTTTCGGGCTTTGTCATCTTGGTGCCGTCAAGGCCCTCCATCTGCAGGGCCTCCTGCCGCGTATTATCACGGGCACGGCGACGGGAGCTCTCATCGCGGCACTAGTTGGTGTGCacaacgaggaagagctgcTGGGCGTCCTAGATGGCGAAAATATCGATCTTTCTGCTTTCAGCCGACAACGGGATGGAACTCAGGCTTCATCCTGGTCTAGCCATTGGTTATTTCCGTCAAGCTTCGCAAATAGTGGACTGATGACCCTGGTGCGGCGTACAAAGCGGTATTTTAGCAAAGGTTACTTCCTTGAAGCCGAAGTTTTGGAAGAATGCGTTCGCGCCAACTTGGGTGACCTCACATTCGAAGAGGCATATGCTAGGTCCAAACGCATCTTGAATATCACTGTCGCAACATCGGGCCGGAGCGGAACACCAAACCTCCTCAACTACTTAACGGCACCGAATGTG CTAATCTGGTCTGCTGCGGTTGCTTCCAATGCAACCAACAACTCCCTCTACCCTCCCGTAACAATATACTGCAAGGATGAAACCGGCTCTATCGTTCCCTGGCCCCACAGCGAGGACGTCATTTTCAAGCCCTGGCGTCACACCCActatgaagaaggcgaatcTCCGCTTTCTAGAATTGCTGAGCTCTTCAACGTAAACCACTTCATAATATCCCAAGCACGTCCATACATAATCCCTTTTCTCCGCTCAGAGCTCAACTTCCTTGACCGGCGGCCTACAACAGGTCACTGGAATATAACTCGGTCCCTGGCTCGCCTAGTTGCTCTTGAAATCGGACACCGTCTCCGACAACTCAACTATATCGGTCTCTTGCCATCTCCGCTAGCAAGACTTCTCATCGAGGAGTCAGTCCCCGGATCCCACCTAACCCTAGTTCCAGACCTAAGACTGCGTGATTTTCCCAAACTCTTCCAGAACCCAGACCAAGCTAGCCTGGCCCATTGGATACTCAAGGGGGAACGCGGCGTATGGCCTGCTGTCTCCGCACTGAAGGTGCGATGCGCCGTGGAAATCGAGCTCGACAAAGGGTACCAAGTCGTTCGAAGACGGAGGCCAGCTGCTGAGACTCTAGGCCCAGGCCTAGGGATATCGACGGTGCCGCCGCAGGCAACGACTACGGCGGCGGGATCGGACTGTTTGATACAAGGCGTGCCGCGGCCACAGCCGAATGAGGGTGTTCCGAGGCAGCGACTGGGCTATAGTATTGACCTTGCGGGTGTAAAGGATAGGGGTCCAAGCGTTACGTTGACAAGTCCTGATCAGCCTTACTCCTGA
- a CDS encoding rhomboid protease PCP1 (COG:T;~EggNog:ENOG410PNV5;~InterPro:IPR022764,IPR035952;~MEROPS:MER0015472;~PFAM:PF01694;~TransMembrane:7 (o321-342i354-379o399-426i438-458o464-484i505-525o531-550i);~go_component: GO:0016021 - integral component of membrane [Evidence IEA];~go_function: GO:0004252 - serine-type endopeptidase activity [Evidence IEA]), with protein sequence MSNVFCVAWRTPCLGLRTPSLHPPNLAPCRSLGRQISPTWCLDSTTRRLLSSVRPPTAIFSRVATPKAKCFPSPNRALPRTYQSSAALSSNRPSPPPTEQGVQLRDEPFSKAEIEQVFGTRTKISPAMGNRVLSVLQARRLAGTLDLDFPADIKRVTRPATLDMGLEYLRKNYPLDEDAAIIARIEREERETEEKLIRRAEDMGLYKPQSGSYGAELGEKNDPSGRSVLAEIRKRNEERLLAEAENKRQEWLEGEEQDREKLKQHLAKNTALQKFEDTSALEVRGRADPSQRPLLAWIQKHHLRATDTDADFSALTTSTRLLPALIFTLLTLGLCYGFAVTYETPTRTDRMWPSLPPAAATVAAIIGINVGVFALWRAWPPAWRLLNRYFISVPAYPRVFSLVGNVFSHQTITHLGINMFVLWIFGTRLHDDIGRGNFLALYLASGVLGSFASLTTHVLKNSLFITSLGASGAIAGVVAASGLIHSDEKWTIAFLPRDWQQRLSAPAWMFLAGLVTFDIAGAIMNRRMPKLDYYAHLGGYLTGAIFALNWREKMRKDRERNRAWLDRVISR encoded by the exons ATGAGCAATGTCTTCTGCGTAGCATGGCGCACTCCATGCTTGGGGCTTCGCACTCCAAGCTTGCACCCGCCAAACCTGGCGCCATGCCGCTCCCTTGGTCGACAAATCTCTCCAACCTGGTGTCTAGATAGCACCACGCGACGGCTCTTGAGCTCCGTGAGACCACCCACTGCGATATTCTCACGAGTGGCCACCCCCAAAGCAAAATGTTTCCCTTCTCCAAACCGGGCTCTCCCGCGCACCTATCAGAGCTCCGCCGCTCTATCATCGAACAGGCCGTCGCCCCCGCCAACTGAGCAAGGAGTCCAGCTCCGCGATGAACCGTTTTCCAAAGCAGAGATTGAACAGGTATTTGGGACCCGAACCAAGATATCCCCGGCCATGGGCAACCGCGTCCTCTCTGTGCTCCAAGCTAGACGCCTCGCTGGTACGCTCGATCTCGATTTCCCCGCCGACATCAAACGCGTCACTCGCCCTGCTACACTTGATATGGGCTTAGAATATCTCCGGAAAAACTATCCtcttgacgaggatgccGCTATCATCGCCCGAATCGAAAGAGAAGAGCGCGAAACGGAAGAGAAACTCATCCGGCGAGCGGAGGACATGGGATTATATAAACCTCAAAGTGGATCATATGGGGCAGAGCTGGGCGAGAAAAACGACCCGTCAGGGAGGAGTGTCTTAGCGGAAATCCGCAAACGAAATGAGGAGAGACTCCTTGCGGAAGCGGAAAACAAACGGCAGGAATGgctcgagggcgaggagcagGACCGTGAAAAGCTGAAGCAGCACCTGGCAAAGAACACTGCACTTCAGAAGTTTGAGGATACATCTGCATTAGAGG TCAGGGGAAGGGCCGACCCTAGCCAGAGACCGCTTCTTGCATGGATACAAAAACATCACCTCCGAGCGACGGATACTGATGCGGATTTCAGTGCCTTGACGACG AGCACCCGTCTACTTCCAGCCCTTATATTCACTCTCCTTACTCTTGGACTATGCTACGGTTTCGCTGTAACATACGAAACCCCGACGAGGACGGATCGTATGTGGCCAAGTCTACCACCAGCGGCTGCGACAGTGGCAGCTATCATTGGTATAAACGTGGGAGTTTTCGCACTATGGCGAGCTTGGCCACCAGCATGGAGGCTCCTTAATCGCTATTTCATTAGTGTTCCTGCCTATCCCCGTGTATTCAGTCTCGTTGGGAATGTCTTCAGCCACCAGACCATCACTCACCTCGGCATCAATATGTTTGTTCTCTGGATTTTCGGCACTAGAC TGCACGACGACATTGGCCGAGGCAATTTCCTTGCCCTCTACCTTGCATCTGGTGTACTAGGCTCATTCGCATCGTTGACAACGCATGTCCTGAAGAACTCACTTTTCATCACTTCTCTCGGAGCCAGTGGAGCAATTGCCGGCGTGGTTGCTGCATCTGGCCTAATCCATTCAGA TGAAAAATGGACAATCGCATTCCTACCTCGCGACTGGCAACAGCGCCTCTCCGCCCCAGCTTGGATGTTCCTTGCTGGGCTAGTTACCTTTGACATAGCCGGCGCCATAATGAACCGTCGTATGCCTAAGCTTGACTATTATGCACACCTTGGCGGGTATTTGACCGGTGCGATTTTCGCGCTTAATTGGAGAGAGAAGATGCGTAAGGATCGGGAGAGAAATCGAGCTTGGCTGGATAGGGTTATCTCACGGTAG
- a CDS encoding Mob1/phocein family protein (COG:D;~EggNog:ENOG410PJTW;~InterPro:IPR005301,IPR036703;~PFAM:PF03637), whose protein sequence is MATFFQSVRQGFGRGGNNKNNNNANKMNTGSPAQSPASQGPPGHVSNSPSLASNHSTIENTAVYDPDAPKYFFQEKYAPLNVKGNFLTLCACPKNVELGEWLAHQIVEQYRLLHGMLQVIQEVNSNSGLPICNETTCPTMSAGRLTYTWLVDSQAAKISAPKFINRVEKWIVSKIHDPVMFPTEKVTGVPETFALNEAMGAQASNAAANAAGEDWIGKSSGFPRTFYKDCQGIMKQMFRCYAHLYHAHWLNPFWHINKHDILNMCFVHFVTVAKYYKLVSDKEMEPMQPLIDLFIKQQRIPPEALSGGHWGQQGSS, encoded by the exons ATGGCTACTTTCTTTCAGAGCGT CCGCCAAGGTTTTGGCAGAGGCGGCAATAATAAGAACAATAACAACGCCAACAAGATGAATACCGGAAGCCCTGCCCAGTCACCTGCTTCCCAGGGCCCTCCTGGCCATGTGTCTAATTCACCCTCTTTGGCCTCGAACCACTCCACCATCGAGAACACTGCAGTTTACGACCCTGATGCCCCAAAGTACTTTTTCCAGGAGAAATATGCGCCGCTTAATGTTAAGGGTAACTTCTTAACGCTGTGCGCTTGCCCAAAGAACGTGGAACTCGGAGAATGGCTAGCCCACCAGA TCGTTGAACAATACCGTCTACTTCATGGCATGCTCCAAGTCATTCAAGAAGTGAATAGTAATTCCGGACTTCCCATTTGCAACGAGACCACCTGCCCAACCATGTCCGCTGGCCG TTTGACCTACACTTGGCTCGTGGATTCCCAGGCCGCAAAAATCTCCGCTCCAAAGTTCATCAACCGGGTGGAGAAATGGATTGTCAGCAAGATCCATGACCCAGTGATGTTCCCAACAGAGAAAGTAACTGGAGTTCCCGAGACGTTTGCGCTTAATGAGGCTATGGGTGCTCAGGCCTCAAatgccgccgccaatgcTGCCGGTGAGGACTGGATAGGCAAGTCAAGCGGCTTCCCACGAACTTTCTACAAAGACTGCCAGGGGATCATGAAGCAGATGTTCCGCTGCTACGCGCATCTATACCACGCACACTGGCTGAACCCATTCTGGCACATTAACAAACACGACATCCTCAACATGTGCTTTGTTCATTTTGTCACTGTTGCGAAATACTACAAGCTTGTTTCTGACAAGGAAATGGAACCGATGCAGCCCCTGATTGACCTGTTCATCAAGCAGCAGCGTATCCCCCCAGAGGCTCTTTCCGGTGGTCACTGGGGCCAGCAGGGCTCTAGCTAA
- a CDS encoding uncharacterized protein (COG:S;~EggNog:ENOG410PTSC;~InterPro:IPR038966;~go_process: GO:0070682 - proteasome regulatory particle assembly [Evidence IEA]), whose translation MIVFSDYLLRSRRKLFRACVGLSSYDEMSSETLPITPVAFAEAIKELSLPVLYAKVAELRNSIAHLQRSNQELRLFIRESCEGDSDKQELDGYIAENEVVKESMNERIRLCKVEVEGRGNAWIELDPEANEATTTGASRGEENQEREQERPAAPGSTASAAVNGASSTTDAPTEESRGRDGDGDDGVYL comes from the exons ATGATTGTCTTCTCCGATTATCTTCTCCGCAGTCGCCGAAAGTTGTTCCGAGCTTGCGTTGGATTGAGCTCTTACGA TGAAATGTCCTCCGAAACCCTCCCGATAACCCCGGTTGCCTTCGCCGAAGCCATCAAAGAGCTAAGCCTCCCCGTCCTCTACGCCAAAGTTGCCGAACTGAGAAACTCCATCGCACATCTCCAACGCTCAAACCAAGAACTCCGCCTCTTCATTAGGGAGTCGTGCGAGGGCGATTCTGACAAACAAGAGTTGGATGGATATATCGCGGAGAACGAAGTGGTGAAGGAGTCCATGAATGAGCGGATTCGGTTGTGCAAGGTGGAAGTTGAGGGAAGGGGCAACGCTTGGATCGAGCTAGACCCCGAAGCGAATGAGGCTACAACTACAGGGGCATCgaggggagaagaaaaccaggagCGGGAACAAGAGCGACCTGCTGCCCCGGGATCTACAGCCAGTGCTGCTGTGAATGGTGCAAGTTCGACGACAGATGCGCCAACGGAGGAATCAAGAGGCCGAGATggtgatggagatgatggggTATATCTTTGA
- a CDS encoding uncharacterized protein (COG:S;~EggNog:ENOG410Q22D) — translation MPYNIEGSVPGEAAVAARAESVIPVFKMKKTREELRLARKLLDRNVLALYEEDGERALTSEDTIQYAHETMKDMTDVTEPGVLNSIDEAEDTRYGEVTEQDEETPMFAIDSSLIEEDDCEPLEHENKDRRRSDPPAYVVSHPWHIVDYHLYLCSAEKGQTLEVRRDSMYLFDGADCCPFPYEEFAEDRALISQCSPGDQPQLLFGILPIADRLHFADRNPSFGGRHYVLGFDYDCKTLYARRFNWFPHDLSDIWCVWDNGSNMYTATVPDLIQIMDTSLGQGEMHVGMGILSSSPNCLALESDDDPGLEIIIATLWCQWLLDFSGILFKQNAVSLPDFQARLGSYVEQGRLILQRASYRAWFAVRDGHSKEQYKYQTMINQYTNDLYTFEKSEKDGSLRGQSWKAPGLETCSQIRYKERMQRKKRVEQRLEELFVVPETEGVQSQETVLQDILAKTQRRSIDLKAMNRAEAPRTPSPKSRLHSPAPSEQCFSPGSPEIVTPVTESCDEFEVTGCHHLPFSVLLEQALELVHANPELDTFANSGKFGALLEEMGIGIQQPVLGFDNHRWMFNMDLVQDSPASRLLPSLLIQ, via the coding sequence ATGCCGTACAATATCGAGGGTAGTGTACCCGGGGaagctgctgttgctgcgaGGGCAGAATCTGTCATCCCGGTTTTCAAGATGAAAAAAACCAGAGAGGAGCTCAGATTGGCTCGCAAACTGCTGGATAGAAACGTTTTAGCATTGtacgaggaagatggagagcgTGCTTTGACAAGTGAGGATACAATACAGTATGCTCACGAGACGATGAAGGACATGACCGATGTGACCGAGCCAGGAGTGCTGAATAGCATTGACGAAGCTGAAGATACCCGGTACGGCGAGGTTACTgagcaggatgaagaaacGCCAATGTTTGCAATTGACAGTTCATTAATTGAAGAAGACGACTGCGAACCGCTCGAGCACGAGAACAAGGACCGACGACGTTCAGACCCGCCCGCATATGTCGTCAGTCATCCGTGGCACATTGTCGACTACCATTTGTATCTCTGCTCTGCTGAAAAGGGTCAGACGTTGGAGGTTCGCCGCGACAGCATGTACCTATTTGATGGTGCCGATTGTTGTCCTTTCCCGTACGAGGAGTTCGCGGAGGATCGAGCATTGATATCCCAATGCTCTCCTGGTGATCAGCCTCAGCTTCTGTTTGGTATCTTACCGATAGCAGATCGACTCCATTTTGCGGATCGAAACCCTTCCTTCGGCGGTCGACACTACGTGCTGGGTTTCGACTATGACTGTAAGACTCTGTACGCCCGGCGTTTCAACTGGTTTCCTCATGATCTAAGCGATATCTGGTGTGTCTGGGACAACGGCAGCAATATGTACACCGCCACAGTCCCCGACCTCATACAAATCATGGATACAAGCCTTGGGCAGGGAGAGATGCATGTTGGGATGGGTATTCTCAGCTCAAGTCCGAATTGCTTGGCTTTGGAGTCCGACGACGACCCAGGTCTTGAGATTATTATTGCTACACTGTGGTGTCAGTGGCTGTTGGACTTTAGTGGGATTCTCTTTAAACAGAATGCCGTATCTCTTCCTGACTTCCAGGCAAGACTTGGCTCCTATGTTGAACAGGGTCGTCTGATCCTCCAAAGGGCTTCGTACAGGGCGTGGTTTGCTGTGCGGGACGGCCACTCGAAGGAGCAATACAAGTATCAGACGATGATCAACCAGTATACCAATGACCTATACACCTTTGAAAAGTCCGAGAAAGATGGTAGCTTGAGAGGGCAGAGTTGGAAAGCGCCCGGCCTTGAAACATGTAGTCAGATACGCTATAAAGAGCGCATGCAGAGAAAGAAGCGCGTTGAGCAGCGGCTGGAGGAACTGTTCGTCGTCCCTGAAACCGAAGGTGTTCAGAGCCAGGAGACGGTGCTTCAAGATATCCTCGCAAAAACCCAGCGGCGATCTATAGATCTCAAAGCAATGAACCGAGCTGAGGCACCTAGAACTCCTTCGCCGAAATCTCGACTGCATTCTCCCGCACCCTCAGAACAATGCTTCAGCCCTGGGTCTCCCGAGATTGTCACCCCTGTCACCGAGTCGTGCGACGAGTTTGAAGTTACTGGATGCCATCACCTTCCGTTTTCTGTGCTCTTGGAACAGGCGCTAGAGCTGGTGCACGCCAACCCCGAGCTAGATACGTTTGCGAACAGTGGCAAATTTGGAGCTTTGTTGGAGGAAATGGGCATTGGAATTCAACAGCCTGTGTTGGGATTCGACAATCATCGTTGGATGTTTAATATGGATTTGGTGCAGGATAGCCCGGCTTCTCGTCTTCTACCCAGCCTTCTAATCCAGTAG
- the RPL9B gene encoding 60S ribosomal protein uL6 (COG:J;~EggNog:ENOG410PI94;~InterPro:IPR002359,IPR036789,IPR000702,IPR020040;~PFAM:PF00347;~go_component: GO:0005840 - ribosome [Evidence IEA];~go_function: GO:0003735 - structural constituent of ribosome [Evidence IEA];~go_function: GO:0019843 - rRNA binding [Evidence IEA];~go_process: GO:0006412 - translation [Evidence IEA]) yields the protein MRYIHSEETLPIPDNVKVHIRSRIVTVEGPRGKLTKDLSHIAVTFGRPKKDLISIEMHHGSRKGVATLRTVRTIINNLIIGVTRGFKYKMRYVYAHFPINVNIEKNAETGQSDVEIRNFLGEKYVRRVVCQPGVDIQTSPNVKDELQLSGNSLEAVSQSAADIQQICRVRNKDIRKFLDGLYVSEKGNIVEE from the exons ATGCGGTACATTCACTCCGAGGAAACGCTGCCGATTCCCGACAATG TGAAGGTTCACATTCGTTCGAGAATCGTGACCGTTGAGGGTCCCCGAG GCAAGCTTACCAAGGATCTCTCTCACATTGCCGTCACCTTCGGGCGCCCCAAGAAGGACCTTATCTCCATTGAGATGCACCACGGCTCCCGCAAGGGTGTCGCAACCCTCCGTACCGTCCgcaccatcatcaacaaccttATCATCGGTGTCACCAGGGGCTTCAAGTACAAGATGCGTTACGTCTACGCTCACTTTCCCATCAACGTGAACATTGAGAAGAACGCCGAGACTGGCCAGTCCGACGTCGAGATCCG TAACTTCTTGGGTGAGAAGTACGTCCGCCGCGTGGTCTGCCAGCCCGGTGTCGATATCCAGACCTCTCCCAACGTCAAGGAtgaactccagctctccGGTAACTCCCTGGAGGCTGTTTCCCAGAGTGCCGCCGACATCCAGCAGATCTGCAGAGTCCGCAACAAGGATATCCGAAAG TTCCTTGACGGTCTGTACGTGTCTGAGAAGGGTAACATCGTTGAGGAATAG